The Armatimonadota bacterium genome includes a window with the following:
- a CDS encoding sulfate ABC transporter permease, with product MKRLSFYLLLIVIWEAIYRLSLWPPYLFPGPLEVGSSLVEGLADGTLLVAVAASFQRLAIGYGLALAVGLSLGLLLARNRTADELLGPLVSGMQAIPSIAWLPLTVLWLGLSEASIITIVFLGAVWSIVVNTQAGIRNVPPLWIRAAMTMGANGHRLFTSVVLPAALPQMLSGWRLAWAFSWRALMAGELLSPGKGLGEVLIVSRNVNDMPAVLAVIVIIGVFGSLVDNLLFKRAEEQTRRKWGLAPA from the coding sequence ATGAAACGGCTAAGCTTCTACCTCCTCCTGATCGTAATCTGGGAAGCGATATATAGGCTATCGCTGTGGCCGCCGTATCTGTTTCCGGGCCCGCTCGAGGTGGGTTCGAGCCTGGTGGAGGGTTTGGCGGACGGCACTCTGCTGGTCGCTGTGGCAGCCAGCTTCCAGCGGCTGGCCATCGGCTACGGTCTGGCGCTGGCGGTGGGGCTTTCGCTGGGACTGCTGCTCGCGCGGAACCGCACTGCGGATGAACTGCTGGGGCCGCTGGTCTCCGGTATGCAGGCCATCCCATCCATCGCCTGGCTGCCGCTCACGGTGCTTTGGCTGGGGTTGTCGGAGGCCTCCATTATCACTATCGTCTTCCTGGGAGCTGTGTGGAGCATCGTCGTCAACACGCAGGCAGGCATCCGCAATGTCCCGCCCCTCTGGATTCGCGCCGCCATGACCATGGGCGCAAACGGCCACAGGCTCTTCACGTCCGTCGTGCTGCCGGCAGCGCTTCCCCAGATGCTGTCCGGGTGGCGCCTGGCCTGGGCGTTCAGCTGGAGGGCCCTGATGGCGGGAGAGCTGCTGTCTCCCGGAAAAGGCCTGGGAGAGGTGCTGATCGTCAGCCGCAATGTGAACGACATGCCGGCTGTTCTGGCTGTGATTGTGATCATCGGCGTCTTCGGATCGCTGGTGGACAATCTGCTGTTCAAGCGCGCCGAAGAACAGACGCGGCGCAAGTGGGGGCTGGCCCCCGCCTGA
- a CDS encoding nitrate/sulfonate/bicarbonate ABC transporter ATP-binding protein — protein MLKLVGVTKSYASNGRTVQAISPIDLEVPEGQFVSLVGPSGCGKSTLLNIIAGLDRSDSGTVMLDGEPVTAPGVDRVVVFQEAALFPWLTAQKNVEFGLKMAGIPRGERSVRARQFLKMVHLSRFADSYPHELSGGMRQRVAIARALAMEPRVLLMDEPFAALDAQTRALLHEELTAIWAETRKTVIFVTHNVREAVYLSDRILVLSARPASIKQEFRVPAGRPRDLTEPGLAYIEKQIMESLRVEIDRVAQAELDSDWVHETAKLLPPPDRNLGSDI, from the coding sequence ATGCTGAAACTGGTGGGAGTCACCAAATCATACGCTTCGAACGGACGTACGGTACAGGCGATCTCTCCCATTGACCTGGAGGTGCCGGAAGGCCAGTTCGTCAGCCTGGTGGGGCCGAGCGGTTGCGGGAAGTCCACGCTGCTGAACATTATCGCTGGACTGGACCGGTCAGACAGCGGAACGGTGATGCTGGACGGTGAACCGGTGACCGCGCCCGGGGTGGACAGAGTGGTCGTCTTTCAGGAAGCGGCACTGTTTCCTTGGCTGACGGCCCAGAAGAACGTGGAGTTTGGCCTGAAAATGGCCGGTATTCCACGCGGAGAGCGTTCCGTAAGGGCGCGTCAGTTCCTCAAGATGGTGCATCTCTCCCGCTTTGCCGATTCCTATCCTCACGAGCTGTCCGGCGGGATGAGGCAAAGGGTCGCCATCGCGCGGGCGCTTGCGATGGAGCCGCGGGTGCTGCTGATGGATGAGCCTTTCGCGGCACTCGACGCGCAGACACGGGCGCTCCTGCACGAGGAGTTGACCGCCATCTGGGCGGAGACCCGCAAGACCGTCATCTTCGTAACGCATAACGTGCGGGAGGCGGTCTACCTTTCGGACCGCATTCTGGTGCTTTCTGCCCGTCCGGCTTCCATCAAACAGGAGTTCCGCGTGCCCGCCGGGCGTCCAAGGGATTTGACGGAGCCGGGACTGGCCTACATCGAGAAACAAATTATGGAATCCCTGCGCGTCGAGATAGACCGTGTCGCGCAGGCGGAGCTTGATTCGGACTGGGTGCATGAAACGGCTAAGCTTCTACCTCCTCCTGATCGTAATCTGGGAAGCGATATATAG